A genomic stretch from Setaria viridis chromosome 1, Setaria_viridis_v4.0, whole genome shotgun sequence includes:
- the LOC117856726 gene encoding uncharacterized protein: MSSAHESARAPPARPSRGHQPSFSAALLDAIYQSLEADADARSSTETRPAPASPPQRTPVSSRHGHRATSAVSSPSRSSVRSPRLQRPPRPCRVRPDPQPNSLLLPPPPPPPHEPTGDRADQKKKGRKSKRNAKKTKVAPFACLLNALLCNRRPATRSVEHTPRATAAAFAAPEPASARSILSSRASRRESMATGGILTPARRAVRFSPVAVVVDDDRGGGGAVVGTATRLRDAAEMETMVQAKESAAEAERRVEELLRALGVAEERERERAKESSESSSDLFELESLPAALDDAEPPRPRASAAARLLARPRPRPRPRVVRDSSPS; the protein is encoded by the coding sequence ATGTCTTCCGCGCACGAGAGCGCCCGCGCCCCGCCCGCTCGGCCAAGCCGGGGGCACCAGCCGTCCTTCTCCGCCGCGCTGCTCGACGCCATCTACCAATCGCTcgaggccgacgccgacgcgcgcTCGTCCACGGAGACGCGCCCGGCGCCAGCGTCCCCACCGCAGCGGACGCCGGTCTCAAGCCGTCACGGCCATCGTGCTACGTCAGCCGTATCATCGCCGTCCCGTTCCTCGGTCCGGTCTCCGCGGCTGCagaggccgccgcggccgtgccgTGTCCGGCCGGACCCGCAGCCCAACTcgctcctcctgccgccgccgccgccgccaccacatgAGCCGACCGGGGACCGTGCggatcagaagaagaagggcaggAAGAGCAAGAGGAATGCGAAGAAGACCAAGGTGGCGCCGTTCGCGTGCCTTCTGAACGCCCTGCTCTGCAACAGGAGGCCGGCCACCAGGTCGGTCGAGCACACGCCGCGGGCGACGGCCGCCGCGTtcgcggcgccggagccggctTCCGCGAGGTCGATCCTCTCGTCGCGCGCGTCCCGGCGGGAATCCATGGCGACGGGAGGGATCCTGaccccggcgcggcgggcggtgaGGTTCTCGCCCGTGGCGGTGGTCGTGGAcgacgaccgcggcggcgggggagcggtcgtcgggacggcgacgaggctgCGGGACGCCGCGGAGATGGAGACGATGGTGCAGGCGAAGGagtccgcggcggaggcggagaggagggtggaggagctgctgcgcGCGCTCGGCGTGGcggaggagcgggagcgggagaggGCCAAGGAGAGCAGCGAGTCCAGCTCCGACCTCTTCGAGCTCGAGAGCTTGCCGGCGGCGTTGGACGATGCCGAACCGCCTCGCCCCCGAGCTTCCGCCGCCGCAAGGCTgctggcgcggccgcggccgcggccgcggccccgAGTTGTACGAGATAGTTCGCCATCGTAG
- the LOC117839996 gene encoding replication protein A 70 kDa DNA-binding subunit A, which translates to MAAARLTPNAVTATLAGDTNLKPVVQVVDLRSIAVSGPHAAGPRFRAIISDGIATTQALFASQLCDLARSGLVRRGAIVQLLDYIVNEVQGRRAMVILNMEVLVPECEIIGNPTLPPESGVSNSNSMRADQFNGTPGSTAGSTLSTVARSTNNALVIQRSMAGNSSNMIPRPSDNAQVFQPTVQPSYRPTPNYRNHGTIMKNDAPARIIPISILNPYQGRWAIKARVTAKGEIRRYHNAKGDGKVFSFDLLDSDGGEIRATCFNALVDRFYEAVEVGKVYVVSRGSLKPAKKDYNHLNNEWEIFLESQSTIELCPDENSSIPAQRFSFTLIDKIEDSENNAIVDVIGVVTSVNPSTTIQRKNGMETQKRTITLKDMSGRSVEVTMWGDFCNREGLQLQEMVESGAFPVLAVKAGRVNDYSGKSVGTISSSQLLINPDLAEAQSLRQWFDCGGRDASTQSISRDFTPAASRNEIRRTVAQIKDDGLGMGDKPDWVTVKATVVFFKTDSFCYTACPNVIGERQCNKKVTKSDSGNWLCDKCNQEFPECDYRYLLQLQIQDHSGTAWATAFQEPGQELLGCSARELYMFKENEDPRYTDVLLQALHREYLLRLKVKEETYGDERRVKNTVAKVERVDPSAESKFLLDGISRLTGSY; encoded by the exons atggcggcggcgaggctgacCCCCAACGCCGTGACGGCGACGCTGGCTGGGGACACCAACCTCAAGCCGGTGGTGCAGGTCGTCGACCTCCGGAGCATCGCGGTCAGCGGGCCCCACGCCGCCGGGCCCAGGTTCCGCGCCATCATCTCCGACGGCATCGCCACGACGCAGGCGCTGTTCGCCTCGCAGCTCTGCGACCTCGCGCGCTCCGGCCTCGTCCGCCGCGGCGCGATCGTCCAGCTCCTCGACTACATCGTCAACGAAGTCCAGGGCAGGAG GGCTATGGTCATTCTTAACATGGAAGTTCTTGTTCCAGAGTGTGAGATTATTGGAAATCCAACACTACCTCCTGAATCTGGAGTTTCTAATTCGAATTCCATGAGAGCAGACCAGTTTAATGGAACACCTGGTTCGACTGCAGGGAGTACTTTGAGCACAGTGGCAAGGTCCACTAACAATGCTCTAGTAATCCAGCGATCGATGGCAGGGAACTCTTCGAACATGATCCCTAGGCCAAGTGACAATGCACAGGTCTTCCAACCAACAGTACAGCCATCCTATCGCCCCACACCTAATTACAGAAACCATGGCACAATCATGAAAAACGATGCTCCCGCTAGAATAATCCCAATATCCATACTAAATCCTTATCAGGGCCGCTGGGCTATCAAGGCTCGAGTTACTGCCAAGGGAGAGATCCGCCGGTACCATAATGCAAAAGGTGATGGCAAAGTGTTCTCTTTTGACCTGCTTGATTCTGATGGTGGTGAGATACGGGCTACATGTTTCAATGCTCTAGTTGATCGCTTCTATGAAGCTGTGGAAGTTGGTAAGGTCTATGTGGTATCAAGAGGAAGCTTAAAACCTGCAAAAAAGGACTACAACCATCTGAATAATGAGTGGGAAATTTTCTTGGAATCTCAGTCAACCATTGAACTTTGTCCTGATGAGAACAGCTCCATTCCTGCTCAGCGGTTTAGCTTTACATTGATTGATAAAATTGAAGATTCAGAGAACAACGCTATTGTTGATGTTATTGGTGTTGTTACATCTGTCAACCCTAGTACCACAATACAGAGGAAAAACGGCATGGAAACTCAGAAAAGGACCATTACCCTGAAGGATATGTCTGGTCGAAGTGTTGAGGTTACCATGTGGGGTGACTTCTGCAACAGAGAAGGCTTGCAGCTGCAAGAAATGGTTGAATCTGGGGCCTTTCCTGTACTGGCTGTCAAAGCTGGAAGAGTGAATGATTACAGTGGCAAGTCTGTTGGCACAATTTCTTCATCTCAACTCCTCATAAACCCTGATCTTGCTGAAGCTCAGAGTCTTAGGCAGTGGTTTGATTGCGGTGGAAGAGATGCTTCTACTCAGTCCATATCCAGGGATTTCACTCCAGCAGCATCAAGGAATGAGATCCGAAGGACAGTAGCACAGATAAAGGATGATGGTCTTGGTATGGGAGACAAGCCCGATTGGGTCACGGTGAAGGCTACTGTTGTATTCTTTAAGACTGACTCCTTCTGCTACACAGCTTGCCCCAATGTGATCGGAGAGAGGCAATGCAATAAGAAGGTGACAAAGTCTGACTCAGGCAACTGGCTCTGTGACAAGTGCAATCAAGAGTTTCCAGAGTGCGATTACAGGTATCTCCTGCAGTTACAGATCCAAGACCACTCTGGAACAGCTTGGGCAACAGCATTCCAAGAGCCTGGGCAGGAGCTACTTGGTTGCTCGGCGCGAGAACTCTACATGTTTAAAGAGAACGAGGATCCTCGCTACACTGATGTTTTGCTCCAAGCCTTACATCGGGAGTATCTTCTGAGGCTGAAAGTGAAAGAAGAAACAtacggcgacgagcggcgggtgAAGAACACCGtggccaaggtggagagggtTGATCCTTCGGCTGAGAGCAAATTTCTGCTTGATGGCATTTCAAGGTTGACAGGATCATATTGA
- the LOC117842569 gene encoding ubiquitin-like protein ATG12, which produces MAAEVDQKVVVHVRSTGDAPILKQSKFKISGRDKFLKVIEFLRRQLHQDTLFVYINSAFSPNPDELVIDLYNNFGIDGKLVVNYALSAAWG; this is translated from the exons ATGGCCGCGGAGGTGGATCAGAAAG TGGTGGTGCACGTGCGGTCTACGGGTGATGCCCCGATACTGAAGCAATCCAAATTCAAG ATTTCGGGACGAGATAAATTTTTGAAGGTCATAGAGTTTCTTCGCCGACAACTTCATCAGGATACACTG TTTGTCTATATAAACAGTGCGTTTTCGCCAAACCCAGACGAACTGGTAATTGACCTGTATAAT AACTTCGGAATTGATGGGAAGCTGGTTGTAAATTATGCTTTATCAGCGGCATGGGGCTAA
- the LOC117840006 gene encoding uncharacterized protein isoform X1, with the protein MEVDGSNSALVNKSEENDFEKKGSSDPVVYQLVRVEGDGTLVPATEDDVLEFEHFLQDEKVNFPSIEDVGHVEEFFSNDCILLKKSDLEDGSSKVKTLELHTQKMGTDLEENRLDGSLGPPSNSEVLHGQQPDKFLAEQGDSNIAQQDNASTETTKPIVLNDSCSAEKDKADACSRPVDDTSTEPSVSGVTSYVPDFSILRGEVCLDDLTIRELQEAFRATFGRQTTVKDKIWLKRRITMGLTNSCDVPSSGCVVKDYKIVGKDVRQEVSNTGGIPKIGLQSTLVRDQVTYPGNEGDSPSSSYYQSEDQQGSSKRFKRVPIHNDEPQGNLLAGQCTNKRTRKPTKRYIEELSDIETHESTGKLSSPAKRTAHDEVLLKPRAAPFHELESLSTIYPTRKDTLGGFSVHVPYVSRMRRGRPRKDFISFVDKEPSVQCNVQTTVGMLSKECEEGNHVRKASEVPPTVNPERGHLEAVDRKGVQNLQANVYKAASKPKIKQGLTRKHHRAWTLCEVVKLVDGVARYGAGKWSEIRKLSFSSYSYRTSVDLKDKWRNLIRATQTQLPAQKDGVCPRKINPSIIPIPPSILLRVKELNELQSQGGSFTAPVKFSGQNSKVVQGKGLGFL; encoded by the exons ATGGAAGTGGATGGCTCAAACAGTGCCCTAGTTAATAAAAGTGAAGAGAATGACTTTGAAAAGAAGGGCAGTTCTGATCCTGTGGTTTATCAGCTAGTTCGG GTTGAAGGCGATGGAACACTTGTTCCTGCTACAGAGGATGATGTTTTGGAATTTGAACATTTTCTTCAGGATGAGAAGGTTAATTTTCCCTCTATTGAAGATGTAGGGCATGTGGAAGAGTTTTTCAGCAACGATTGTATCTTGCTGAAGAAGTCAGACTTGGAAG ATGGCTCTTCCAAAGTGAAGACTTTAGAACTGCACACACAAAAAATGGGGACTGACTTAGAG GAAAACAGGTTGGATGGTTCCCTTGGTCCTCCCTCAAATTCTGAAGTTCTTCATGGTCAGCAGCCAGATAAATTTCTTGCAGAACAAGGGGACAGCAACATCGCTCAACAGGACAATGCTTCAACTGAGACTACAAAACCAATAGTGTTGAATGACTCTTGCAGTGCTGAAAAGGACAAGGCTGATGCCTGCTCAAGACCTGTAGACGACACATCTACAGAACCATCTGTTTCTGGAGTTACTAGTTATGTGCCTGATTTTTCAATATTAAGAGGAGAGGTCTGTTTGGATGATCTTACTATTAGAGAACTTCAGGAGGCATTTAGAGCCACATTTGGGCGTCAGACTACTGTCAAGGACAAGATATGGCTCAAAAGAAGGATTACAATGGGCTTAACCAATTCCTGTGATGTTCCAAGTTCCGGCTGTGTAGTTAAAGACTATAAAATTGTTGGAAAGGATGTCAGACAAGAGGTATCAAACACAGGTGGAATACCTAAGATTGGACTTCAATCTACTCTGGTTAGGGATCAAGTCACATATCCAGGAAACGAAGGGGACTCACCATCTAGCTCTTACTATCAGAGTGAGGACCAACAAGGATCTTCcaagaggttcaaaagagtaCCAATACATAATGATGAACCGCAAGGAAATCTCCTTGCCGGACAATGCACTAACAAGAGAACTAGAAAGCCAACAAAAAGATACATAGAGGAGCTTTCAGACATTGAAACTCACGAGTCCACTGGAAAACTTTCTTCACCAGCAAAAAGGACTGCACATGATGAAGTGTTGCTGAAACCGCGGGCAGCACCTTTCCATGAGCTTGAGTCTCTCAGCACGATCTATCCTACTAGAAAGGATACTCTTGGAGGATTTAGTGTGCATGTTCCTTATGTTTCAAGGATGAGGAGGGGGCGCCCTAGGAAGGACTTCATTTCATTTGTG GATAAGGAACCTTCTGTTCAATGTAATGTTCAGACAACAGTTGGGATGTTGTCAAAAGAGTGCGAAGAGGGGAACCATGTGAGGAAAGCATCTGAAGTTCCACCAACA GTAAATCCGGAGAGAGGACATTTAGAGGCAGTTGATAGGAAGGGGGTTCAAAACCTACAAGCAAACGTTTACAAAGCTGCTTCCAAGCCCAAAATAAAGCAGGGTTTGACGCGGAAGCATCATCGAGCATGGACACTGTGTGAAGTCGTGAAGCTGGTTGATGGTGTGGCCCGGTATGGAGCTGGCAAGTGGTCTGAGATTAGGAAATTATCCTTTTCCTCATATTCTTACCGCACTTCAGTGGATCTCAAG GACAAATGGCGGAACCTGATCAGAGCGACCCAGACACAGCTTCCTGCACAAAAAGAT GGTGTGTGTCCACGGAAGATTAACCCTTCTATCATACCTATACCACCATCCATTTTGTTGCGAGTGAAGGAGCTAAATGAGCTGCAGTCGCAAGGGGGCAGCTTCACAGCGCCAGTCAAGTTCTCCGGGCAGAACAGCAAGGTTGTACAGGGAAAAGGGCTAGGTTTTTTGTGA
- the LOC117840006 gene encoding uncharacterized protein isoform X2, which yields MEVDGSNSALVNKSEENDFEKKGSSDPVVYQLVRVEGDGTLVPATEDDVLEFEHFLQDEKVNFPSIEDVGHVEEFFSNDCILLKKSDLEDGSSKVKTLELHTQKMGTDLEENRLDGSLGPPSNSEVLHGQQPDKFLAEQGDSNIAQQDNASTETTKPIVLNDSCSAEKDKADACSRPVDDTSTEPSVSGVTSYVPDFSILRGEVCLDDLTIRELQEAFRATFGRQTTVKDKIWLKRRITMGLTNSCDVPSSGCVVKDYKIVGKDVRQEVSNTGGIPKIGLQSTLVRDQVTYPGNEGDSPSSSYYQSEDQQGSSKRFKRVPIHNDEPQGNLLAGQCTNKRTRKPTKRYIEELSDIETHESTGKLSSPAKRTAHDEVLLKPRAAPFHELESLSTIYPTRKDTLGGFSVHVPYVSRMRRGRPRKDFISFVVNPERGHLEAVDRKGVQNLQANVYKAASKPKIKQGLTRKHHRAWTLCEVVKLVDGVARYGAGKWSEIRKLSFSSYSYRTSVDLKDKWRNLIRATQTQLPAQKDGVCPRKINPSIIPIPPSILLRVKELNELQSQGGSFTAPVKFSGQNSKVVQGKGLGFL from the exons ATGGAAGTGGATGGCTCAAACAGTGCCCTAGTTAATAAAAGTGAAGAGAATGACTTTGAAAAGAAGGGCAGTTCTGATCCTGTGGTTTATCAGCTAGTTCGG GTTGAAGGCGATGGAACACTTGTTCCTGCTACAGAGGATGATGTTTTGGAATTTGAACATTTTCTTCAGGATGAGAAGGTTAATTTTCCCTCTATTGAAGATGTAGGGCATGTGGAAGAGTTTTTCAGCAACGATTGTATCTTGCTGAAGAAGTCAGACTTGGAAG ATGGCTCTTCCAAAGTGAAGACTTTAGAACTGCACACACAAAAAATGGGGACTGACTTAGAG GAAAACAGGTTGGATGGTTCCCTTGGTCCTCCCTCAAATTCTGAAGTTCTTCATGGTCAGCAGCCAGATAAATTTCTTGCAGAACAAGGGGACAGCAACATCGCTCAACAGGACAATGCTTCAACTGAGACTACAAAACCAATAGTGTTGAATGACTCTTGCAGTGCTGAAAAGGACAAGGCTGATGCCTGCTCAAGACCTGTAGACGACACATCTACAGAACCATCTGTTTCTGGAGTTACTAGTTATGTGCCTGATTTTTCAATATTAAGAGGAGAGGTCTGTTTGGATGATCTTACTATTAGAGAACTTCAGGAGGCATTTAGAGCCACATTTGGGCGTCAGACTACTGTCAAGGACAAGATATGGCTCAAAAGAAGGATTACAATGGGCTTAACCAATTCCTGTGATGTTCCAAGTTCCGGCTGTGTAGTTAAAGACTATAAAATTGTTGGAAAGGATGTCAGACAAGAGGTATCAAACACAGGTGGAATACCTAAGATTGGACTTCAATCTACTCTGGTTAGGGATCAAGTCACATATCCAGGAAACGAAGGGGACTCACCATCTAGCTCTTACTATCAGAGTGAGGACCAACAAGGATCTTCcaagaggttcaaaagagtaCCAATACATAATGATGAACCGCAAGGAAATCTCCTTGCCGGACAATGCACTAACAAGAGAACTAGAAAGCCAACAAAAAGATACATAGAGGAGCTTTCAGACATTGAAACTCACGAGTCCACTGGAAAACTTTCTTCACCAGCAAAAAGGACTGCACATGATGAAGTGTTGCTGAAACCGCGGGCAGCACCTTTCCATGAGCTTGAGTCTCTCAGCACGATCTATCCTACTAGAAAGGATACTCTTGGAGGATTTAGTGTGCATGTTCCTTATGTTTCAAGGATGAGGAGGGGGCGCCCTAGGAAGGACTTCATTTCATTTGTG GTAAATCCGGAGAGAGGACATTTAGAGGCAGTTGATAGGAAGGGGGTTCAAAACCTACAAGCAAACGTTTACAAAGCTGCTTCCAAGCCCAAAATAAAGCAGGGTTTGACGCGGAAGCATCATCGAGCATGGACACTGTGTGAAGTCGTGAAGCTGGTTGATGGTGTGGCCCGGTATGGAGCTGGCAAGTGGTCTGAGATTAGGAAATTATCCTTTTCCTCATATTCTTACCGCACTTCAGTGGATCTCAAG GACAAATGGCGGAACCTGATCAGAGCGACCCAGACACAGCTTCCTGCACAAAAAGAT GGTGTGTGTCCACGGAAGATTAACCCTTCTATCATACCTATACCACCATCCATTTTGTTGCGAGTGAAGGAGCTAAATGAGCTGCAGTCGCAAGGGGGCAGCTTCACAGCGCCAGTCAAGTTCTCCGGGCAGAACAGCAAGGTTGTACAGGGAAAAGGGCTAGGTTTTTTGTGA